One segment of Dolichospermum sp. DET69 DNA contains the following:
- a CDS encoding biotin transporter BioY: MFAASNQLLWSMIGLLLTMGGTFLEAYGITSPWNWSQHGIQTLSLGVSYQIGAVLLVGCLGGQNAGALSQIAYLVMGLTLLPVFAEGGGIGYVKLSQFGYLLGFIPGAWICGYLAFKARPRLETLAFSCICGLFTVHICGIAYLIISYILPWKGTENLSLIQAILKYSCFALPGQLVVVCAVTIIAYVLRHIMFY; this comes from the coding sequence ATGTTTGCTGCATCAAATCAACTGCTATGGTCTATGATAGGTTTGCTACTCACAATGGGTGGTACTTTCCTAGAAGCTTATGGTATTACCTCCCCTTGGAATTGGAGTCAGCATGGAATTCAAACCCTTTCATTAGGTGTCAGCTATCAAATTGGTGCAGTTCTACTAGTAGGCTGTTTAGGAGGTCAAAATGCTGGTGCGCTCTCGCAAATTGCCTATTTAGTCATGGGATTAACTTTATTACCTGTATTTGCCGAAGGAGGGGGTATCGGTTATGTTAAACTATCTCAATTTGGCTATTTGTTGGGTTTTATTCCCGGAGCTTGGATTTGTGGTTATTTAGCCTTTAAAGCGAGACCTAGACTAGAAACTCTCGCTTTTAGTTGTATTTGTGGTTTGTTCACTGTTCACATCTGCGGTATTGCTTATTTAATTATCAGTTATATTTTGCCCTGGAAAGGAACAGAAAATTTATCTCTGATTCAAGCTATCCTCAAATACTCCTGCTTTGCACTACCAGGGCAACTAGTAGTAGTTTGTGCTGTCACCATAATAGCTTATGTGTTACGACATATAATGTTTTATTAG
- the pstS gene encoding phosphate ABC transporter substrate-binding protein PstS, producing MLLRLSAIKNNRLTALVTVLALIIGLSACGNTNSKNPTTSESPGKSTNTSTKLAGNVELVGAGASFPAPLYQTWFTELNKKYPNLKVNYQSVGSGAGVEQFTKGTVDFGASDVAMKDEEIQKVPADKGVLLLPVTAGSIVLAYNLPDVPELKLPRAVYIDILLGKIKFWDDPAIAQANPGAKLPKEEIKVIYRADGSGTTGVFTKHLSAISPEWKTKVGDGKNVKWPVGIGAKGNEGITAQIQQTPGSIGYVEYAYAKESKLKFASLENKAKKFVSASPESSAKTLESVTLPENLRAFISDPEGADSYPIVTYTWILAYKKYADAAKAKAMEITIEYGLTDGQKMASQLGYVPLPANVIAKVAAAADQISPDYKISVGTTPKTGN from the coding sequence ATGCTATTACGTCTAAGTGCAATCAAAAATAATCGCCTTACAGCTTTAGTAACCGTATTAGCACTGATAATTGGTTTATCTGCCTGTGGGAACACTAACTCCAAGAATCCAACTACTAGCGAATCTCCTGGTAAAAGTACAAATACCTCTACAAAACTAGCTGGTAATGTTGAGTTAGTAGGTGCGGGGGCTTCTTTTCCGGCACCACTTTATCAAACCTGGTTTACAGAGTTAAATAAAAAATATCCCAATTTGAAAGTTAATTATCAGTCTGTGGGTAGTGGCGCTGGAGTTGAGCAGTTTACCAAAGGAACGGTAGATTTTGGTGCTAGTGATGTAGCGATGAAAGATGAAGAAATTCAGAAGGTACCCGCAGATAAAGGGGTGTTATTATTGCCTGTAACGGCTGGTAGTATTGTCCTAGCTTATAATTTGCCAGATGTTCCTGAACTTAAGCTCCCACGAGCAGTTTACATTGATATTTTATTAGGTAAAATAAAATTTTGGGATGATCCGGCGATCGCTCAAGCTAATCCCGGTGCTAAATTGCCAAAAGAAGAAATTAAAGTTATTTATCGCGCTGATGGTAGCGGAACTACAGGCGTTTTCACCAAACACCTCAGCGCCATTAGTCCCGAATGGAAAACTAAAGTAGGTGACGGGAAAAATGTCAAATGGCCTGTAGGAATTGGTGCTAAAGGTAATGAAGGTATTACCGCCCAAATCCAACAAACTCCTGGTTCTATTGGTTATGTTGAATATGCCTACGCTAAAGAAAGTAAGCTCAAATTTGCATCTTTAGAAAATAAAGCCAAAAAGTTTGTTTCAGCTTCCCCAGAATCATCAGCTAAAACCTTAGAATCAGTAACTCTACCAGAAAATCTGCGCGCTTTTATTTCCGATCCTGAAGGTGCGGATTCTTACCCCATCGTCACTTACACTTGGATTCTGGCTTATAAAAAATATGCTGATGCTGCCAAAGCTAAAGCAATGGAAATAACCATTGAATACGGTTTGACAGATGGACAAAAGATGGCTAGTCAATTAGGGTATGTGCCTTTACCAGCTAATGTAATTGCCAAAGTCGCAGCAGCGGCTGATCAAATCAGTCCTGATTATAAAATTTCTGTTGGCACTACTCCTAAAACTGGCAACTAA
- the pstC gene encoding phosphate ABC transporter permease subunit PstC, with amino-acid sequence MATNFPETPSLMKNRSEIDRNLDRSFIWLTRIFALAIAGTLLWIAVQVTIAAWPAIQKFGFNFLITSSWNPVKNEYGVLPAIYGTLMSSLIGLILAIPIGVGTAILLSENFLPSQVQLVLVFLVELLAAIPSVVYGVWGIFVLIPILTNLGKWLHNYLGWLPIFSSAPTGPGMLPAGVILAIMTLPIITAISRDALVSLPSSLRQAALGVGATRWETIFQVLIPAAFSGIVSAVMLALGRAMGETMAVTMLIGNANNINISLLAPANTISSLLANQFAEANGLQVAALMYAALVLFVLTMIVNILAEFIVTRVQRL; translated from the coding sequence ATGGCTACAAATTTTCCAGAAACACCATCACTGATGAAAAATCGCTCTGAAATAGATAGAAACTTAGATCGGAGCTTTATTTGGTTAACTCGAATTTTTGCCCTAGCGATCGCTGGTACTTTATTATGGATTGCTGTACAAGTTACTATTGCCGCTTGGCCTGCTATCCAAAAATTCGGGTTTAATTTCCTAATTACCAGCAGTTGGAATCCTGTCAAGAATGAATATGGGGTACTACCTGCGATTTATGGGACTCTCATGAGTTCTTTAATTGGACTAATTTTAGCAATCCCGATTGGTGTAGGAACAGCAATTTTATTGAGTGAGAATTTTCTCCCCTCTCAAGTGCAGTTAGTCCTAGTATTTTTAGTAGAGTTACTGGCTGCTATTCCCAGTGTTGTATATGGAGTCTGGGGAATTTTTGTTTTAATCCCGATTTTAACTAATTTGGGAAAATGGCTGCATAATTACCTGGGTTGGTTGCCAATTTTTAGTTCTGCACCCACAGGACCAGGAATGTTACCAGCAGGAGTGATCTTAGCAATTATGACTTTGCCAATTATCACAGCTATCTCTCGTGATGCTTTGGTTTCTCTACCTTCGAGTTTGCGTCAAGCGGCTTTGGGAGTCGGTGCAACCCGTTGGGAAACAATTTTTCAAGTTCTCATCCCCGCTGCTTTTTCCGGTATTGTCAGTGCAGTAATGTTGGCACTTGGTAGGGCAATGGGTGAAACAATGGCTGTGACAATGTTAATAGGTAATGCCAACAATATTAATATCTCTTTACTAGCGCCAGCAAATACGATTTCTTCTTTATTAGCAAATCAGTTTGCTGAAGCTAATGGTTTACAAGTTGCGGCTTTAATGTATGCAGCTTTAGTTTTATTTGTATTAACGATGATAGTCAATATTCTGGCGGAGTTTATTGTGACGCGAGTGCAGAGACTATAA
- the pstA gene encoding phosphate ABC transporter permease PstA: MTSSFPQRSLTHSPSSGRTLFNTAMTVLAFICGALALIPLLAVLYYVVIRGFSSLNLNVFTQLPPSPFGKNGGFGNAILGTLLMVGIAAVISVPFGVLAAIYLTEFSSQKIARWIRFATDVLSGVPSIIAGVFAYGIVVLTLVKLNLGSYSALGGGFALAILMLPIIVKTTEEALQLVSEDLRQASIGLGASNLQTVTLVVLPAALPAIVTGSTLAIARAAGETAPLLFTALFSSFWPDSILKPTASLAVLVYNFATSPYQTWQSLAWAASLILVLMVLITSIIARWVTKQKV; the protein is encoded by the coding sequence ATGACTTCTTCTTTTCCTCAAAGGAGCTTAACTCATTCCCCTTCCTCTGGTCGAACATTGTTTAATACAGCAATGACTGTATTAGCTTTTATCTGTGGAGCATTGGCACTTATTCCTTTATTGGCAGTGCTTTATTATGTAGTTATTAGAGGATTTAGTAGTTTAAATCTCAATGTTTTTACCCAGTTGCCACCATCTCCTTTTGGTAAAAATGGCGGTTTTGGTAATGCCATTTTGGGAACATTATTGATGGTAGGAATTGCTGCTGTAATTAGCGTTCCTTTTGGTGTATTGGCAGCAATTTATTTAACTGAATTTAGTTCCCAAAAAATTGCTAGATGGATACGTTTTGCTACTGATGTTCTCAGTGGTGTACCCTCGATTATTGCTGGGGTGTTTGCCTACGGAATTGTGGTTTTAACCTTAGTCAAGCTGAATTTAGGCTCTTACTCAGCCCTGGGAGGTGGATTTGCCCTAGCAATTTTGATGTTACCCATTATTGTGAAAACCACAGAGGAAGCTTTGCAATTAGTATCTGAAGATTTGCGACAAGCATCTATTGGACTAGGTGCAAGTAATTTGCAAACTGTGACACTGGTGGTATTGCCGGCTGCATTACCCGCAATTGTAACTGGTTCTACTCTAGCGATCGCTCGTGCTGCTGGAGAAACAGCACCATTACTATTTACGGCTCTTTTCTCTTCTTTCTGGCCAGATAGCATTCTCAAACCGACTGCTTCTCTAGCAGTTTTAGTTTACAACTTTGCTACTTCTCCCTATCAAACCTGGCAATCTCTAGCTTGGGCTGCATCTTTAATTCTTGTACTGATGGTGTTAATTACGAGTATTATTGCTCGCTGGGTTACGAAACAAAAGGTTTAG
- the pstB gene encoding phosphate ABC transporter ATP-binding protein, giving the protein MNAAISTNNGTESVLRTENLNIYYGNFLALQNVWLDIPKNRVTAFIGPSGCGKSTLLRCYNRLNDLIESFRAEGKVYFCDKNLYAPDIDAVEVRRRIGMVFQKPNPFPKSIYENIAFGARINGYTGDMNELVERSLRQAALWDEVKDKLKQSGLSLSGGQQQRLCIARAIAVQPEVILMDEPCSALDPISTARVEELIHELKQQYTIVIVTHNMQQASRVSDKTAFFNVKASETGGRSGYLVEYNSTELIFNHPQQEDTKAYINGRFG; this is encoded by the coding sequence ATGAATGCTGCAATTAGCACGAACAATGGGACGGAATCGGTTTTACGCACGGAAAACCTGAATATCTATTATGGCAATTTTCTGGCTCTACAAAATGTTTGGCTAGATATTCCCAAAAATCGGGTTACGGCTTTTATCGGACCTTCTGGTTGCGGTAAAAGTACATTATTGCGATGTTATAACCGTCTGAATGATTTAATTGAATCGTTTAGAGCCGAAGGTAAGGTTTATTTCTGTGACAAGAATCTCTATGCACCTGATATTGATGCTGTAGAGGTGCGAAGACGCATTGGCATGGTGTTTCAAAAGCCAAACCCATTCCCCAAGTCAATTTATGAAAATATTGCTTTTGGTGCCAGAATTAATGGCTATACAGGTGATATGAATGAGTTGGTGGAACGGAGTTTGCGACAAGCGGCTTTGTGGGATGAAGTCAAGGATAAATTAAAACAAAGTGGTTTATCTTTATCCGGTGGACAACAACAGCGTTTATGTATTGCTAGAGCGATCGCTGTCCAACCAGAAGTTATCCTCATGGATGAACCCTGTTCTGCTCTTGATCCTATCTCTACTGCGCGGGTGGAAGAACTAATTCACGAACTCAAACAGCAATATACCATCGTCATAGTTACTCACAATATGCAGCAAGCATCACGAGTATCTGACAAAACGGCATTTTTTAACGTCAAAGCCTCGGAAACAGGTGGCCGGAGTGGGTATTTAGTAGAGTACAACTCAACAGAATTAATTTTTAATCATCCTCAGCAGGAAGATACCAAAGCTTATATTAATGGTAGATTTGGTTGA
- the ndhD1 gene encoding photosynthetic/respiratory NAD(P)H-quinone oxidoreductase subunit D1, with protein sequence MNIANFPWLTTIILFPIAASLLLPIIPDKDGKTVRWYSLIVGLIDFALIVYAFYTGYDFSNPDLQLVESYPWVPQLGLNWSLGVDGLSMPLVLLTGFISTLAILAAWPVTLKPKLFYFLILAMYGGQIAVFAVQDMLLFFLVWELELVPIYFLLSIWGGKKRQYAATKFILYTAGGSLFILLSSLTMGFYGDTVTFDMRSLALKDYGLNLQLLLYAGFLIAYAVKLPIIPLHTWLPDAHGEATAPVHMLLAGILLKMGGYALIRMNAQMLPDAHAYVAPALVVLGVVNIIYAALTSFAQRNLKRKIAYSSISHMGFVLIGIASFTDLGLSGAVLQMVSHGLIGASLFFLVGATYDRTHTLMLDEMGGVGKKMPKIFAMFTTCSMASLALPGMSGFVAELMVFVGFATSDAYNPTFKVIVIFLMAVGVILTPIYLLSMLREIFYGQENEELVSHQALIDAEPREVFIIACLLIPIIGVGFYPKLLTQMYDATTVQLTARLRDSVTTLAANKALQDVSLSAPTIGN encoded by the coding sequence ATGAATATAGCTAATTTCCCGTGGCTAACGACGATTATTTTATTCCCGATAGCTGCATCTCTGCTACTTCCCATCATCCCAGATAAAGACGGCAAAACGGTACGCTGGTATTCCCTTATTGTCGGGCTAATAGATTTCGCCCTGATTGTCTACGCTTTTTATACGGGTTACGATTTCTCTAATCCCGATTTGCAATTGGTGGAAAGTTATCCCTGGGTTCCCCAATTGGGTTTAAATTGGTCTTTAGGGGTTGATGGCTTATCTATGCCTCTGGTGCTTTTAACTGGATTTATTAGCACGCTGGCAATTTTAGCAGCTTGGCCTGTCACTCTCAAGCCGAAATTATTTTATTTCCTCATTTTGGCTATGTATGGTGGTCAAATTGCGGTTTTCGCTGTCCAGGATATGCTGTTATTTTTCCTGGTGTGGGAACTGGAACTTGTGCCAATCTACTTCCTGCTGTCAATTTGGGGAGGGAAAAAGCGTCAATATGCAGCGACTAAATTTATTTTATACACCGCTGGTGGTTCGCTGTTTATTTTGCTGTCTTCCTTGACAATGGGGTTCTATGGCGATACGGTAACTTTCGATATGCGATCGCTCGCCTTGAAAGACTACGGACTGAATTTACAACTTTTACTCTACGCTGGCTTCCTAATTGCCTACGCTGTTAAATTACCCATCATTCCCCTCCATACCTGGCTACCAGATGCCCACGGTGAGGCTACAGCGCCCGTGCATATGTTACTAGCAGGGATTTTGTTAAAAATGGGTGGTTATGCCTTAATTCGCATGAATGCCCAAATGCTGCCCGATGCTCACGCTTATGTTGCCCCTGCGTTGGTAGTTTTGGGGGTAGTAAATATCATCTATGCGGCTTTAACATCCTTTGCCCAGAGGAACTTAAAACGGAAAATTGCCTACTCTTCAATTTCTCACATGGGCTTTGTTCTCATTGGTATTGCCTCTTTCACTGATTTGGGGTTAAGTGGGGCAGTTTTACAAATGGTTTCTCATGGATTAATTGGGGCAAGTTTGTTCTTTTTAGTCGGTGCAACTTATGATCGCACACACACCCTGATGTTAGATGAAATGGGTGGTGTTGGTAAGAAGATGCCGAAGATTTTCGCCATGTTTACAACTTGTTCTATGGCTTCTTTAGCATTACCAGGAATGAGTGGTTTTGTGGCGGAGTTAATGGTATTTGTGGGCTTTGCCACTAGCGATGCTTATAACCCGACATTCAAAGTTATTGTCATTTTCTTAATGGCTGTTGGTGTGATTTTAACGCCAATTTATCTACTATCAATGTTGCGCGAGATTTTCTACGGACAAGAAAACGAAGAGTTAGTTTCTCACCAAGCTTTGATAGATGCTGAACCTCGTGAAGTATTTATCATTGCTTGTTTGTTGATACCTATTATTGGTGTTGGTTTTTATCCTAAGTTGCTAACGCAAATGTATGACGCGACGACTGTACAATTAACAGCCAGATTGCGTGATTCTGTAACAACTTTAGCAGCCAACAAAGCACTGCAAGATGTTTCTTTAAGTGCGCCGACAATTGGCAATTAA
- a CDS encoding pentapeptide repeat-containing protein produces the protein MYQNKIKLKNLKLENLKLENLKLKNLKLKNLKLKNLKLENLKLKNLKLENLKLKNLNLKNHQLDNNSIPRTQHQNQHQ, from the coding sequence ATTTACCAGAACAAGATAAAACTCAAAAACCTGAAGTTAGAAAATCTGAAGTTAGAAAATCTGAAGTTGAAAAACCTGAAGTTGAAAAACCTGAAGTTGAAAAACCTGAAGTTAGAAAATCTGAAGTTGAAAAACCTGAAGTTAGAAAATCTGAAGTTGAAAAACCTGAACCTGAAAAACCACCAGTTAGACAACAATTCTATCCCACGAACCCAACACCAGAACCAACACCAATAA
- a CDS encoding GNAT family N-acetyltransferase encodes MKSWFFNPTQPLPNPETGTLPVGKLQIRVATPDDFIDIAQIVAESFHSQEGLWGWAFPLLRVGIYEDIRHRLKFPTPHHICLVAVDATTEDQKIMGTIEMGVRVTDSWAIVNPGFPYLSNLAVHPRYRRLGVGSSLLIRCEQISQDWGFQDLYLHVLENNHHARQLYFKLAYRVYKVESPWEAFFLNRSRQILLHKHI; translated from the coding sequence TTGAAATCCTGGTTTTTTAACCCTACCCAACCCCTACCCAACCCAGAAACCGGTACTTTACCTGTTGGAAAACTCCAAATTCGCGTAGCTACACCTGATGATTTTATAGATATTGCCCAAATTGTCGCTGAAAGCTTTCACTCCCAGGAAGGTTTATGGGGTTGGGCTTTCCCTTTGCTTCGTGTGGGTATTTACGAAGATATCAGGCATCGTCTCAAGTTTCCCACACCCCATCACATTTGTTTGGTTGCTGTTGATGCTACCACTGAAGATCAGAAAATTATGGGAACTATCGAAATGGGTGTCAGGGTTACTGATTCTTGGGCTATTGTCAATCCAGGTTTCCCTTATCTGTCTAATTTAGCTGTTCACCCAAGGTACCGCAGATTGGGTGTAGGTTCTAGTTTGTTGATTCGCTGTGAGCAAATCTCCCAGGACTGGGGATTTCAAGACTTGTATCTCCATGTTTTGGAAAATAATCATCATGCCCGTCAGCTTTATTTTAAGTTGGCATATCGAGTATATAAGGTTGAATCTCCTTGGGAAGCATTTTTCCTTAATCGCTCACGTCAGATATTACTACATAAACATATATAG
- a CDS encoding histidinol-phosphate transaminase: MLKFIRSDLSQLNAYKAHPGSDSAEPVAMQFDRLDTNESPLDLPPEIKEKLAWTYQQVIETNRYPDGGHESLKNAIAQYVNESANLANSPFTAANISVGNGSDELIRSLLIATCLGGEGSILVANPTFSMYGILAQTLGIPVVTVGRNQNNFETDLEAAKSAITQTQNPPIRVVFVVHPNSPTANCLTAAELTWLKNLPEEMLVVIDEAYFEFSQTTLAGELLQRPNWIILRTFSKAFRLAAMRVGYCIAHPDAIAILEKVRLPYNLPSFSIAAALMALENRQLLLQSIAQTLSERTKMITALSAHSTLEITPSATNFIYLRIKTDVSNTPATFLTSLNQKLRNQGTLIRLLPNGLRITIGTPAENTRTLERIQSVL; encoded by the coding sequence ATGCTTAAATTTATTCGTTCCGATTTATCTCAACTTAACGCTTATAAAGCTCATCCTGGTAGTGATAGTGCCGAACCTGTAGCTATGCAATTTGACCGATTAGATACTAATGAAAGTCCCTTAGATTTACCACCAGAAATTAAAGAAAAATTAGCTTGGACATATCAACAAGTTATTGAAACTAATCGTTATCCTGATGGTGGACATGAAAGTCTTAAAAATGCGATCGCCCAATATGTCAATGAATCTGCAAACCTGGCAAATTCCCCCTTCACCGCTGCTAATATTTCCGTCGGTAACGGTTCAGATGAACTAATTCGTTCGCTATTAATTGCCACCTGTCTAGGAGGAGAAGGCTCTATTTTAGTCGCCAATCCCACCTTTTCCATGTATGGAATTTTAGCGCAGACTTTAGGGATTCCAGTAGTCACAGTAGGCAGAAATCAAAATAACTTTGAAACCGATTTAGAAGCAGCCAAATCTGCCATTACACAAACACAAAATCCTCCTATTCGGGTTGTTTTTGTAGTTCATCCCAATTCCCCCACTGCCAATTGTTTAACAGCAGCAGAATTAACATGGTTAAAAAATTTACCAGAAGAGATGTTAGTAGTTATTGATGAAGCTTACTTTGAATTTAGTCAAACTACCCTAGCAGGAGAATTATTACAACGTCCTAACTGGATAATATTACGGACTTTTTCCAAAGCCTTCCGTCTGGCTGCCATGCGTGTAGGTTATTGTATCGCACATCCAGATGCGATCGCTATTTTAGAAAAAGTCCGTCTTCCTTATAACCTTCCCAGCTTTTCCATTGCCGCTGCCCTCATGGCTTTAGAAAATCGGCAACTTTTACTCCAGTCAATAGCCCAAACCCTGAGTGAAAGAACCAAAATGATCACAGCTTTATCAGCACACTCAACCTTAGAAATCACACCCAGTGCCACCAACTTTATTTACTTGCGGATTAAAACTGATGTCTCTAACACACCAGCTACATTTTTAACAAGTCTCAACCAAAAACTTAGAAATCAGGGGACTTTGATTAGACTTCTGCCCAATGGTTTACGAATCACTATCGGTACACCAGCAGAAAACACGCGCACTCTAGAACGAATACAATCAGTTTTATAA
- a CDS encoding alpha/beta hydrolase, which produces MNYLYLHGFASGPKSTKSQDIQQRLTQLQIPISVPDLNNGGFSHLTITRQIQQIATQFPPDSQPVTLIGSSLGGLTAAHIAQQYLQVQNLILLAPAFGFLSHWLPKLGRGLKVWQLTKYMMIYHYGYQQLLPLHYNFVTDAHQYSENLLQRPLPTLILHGKHDEVIPIQASRHFAISRPWVELIELNSDHSLGNVTPEIWQAISSFCQLP; this is translated from the coding sequence ATGAATTACCTTTACCTTCATGGTTTCGCTTCTGGTCCCAAATCAACAAAATCCCAAGATATTCAACAAAGATTAACACAATTACAAATACCCATTTCTGTCCCTGATTTAAATAATGGCGGATTTTCTCACTTAACCATAACGCGCCAAATCCAACAAATTGCCACTCAATTTCCTCCAGATTCTCAACCCGTTACTCTCATTGGTTCTAGTTTAGGAGGTCTAACCGCAGCCCACATAGCCCAACAATATTTACAAGTCCAAAATTTAATCTTACTAGCGCCCGCTTTTGGTTTTTTATCCCACTGGTTGCCAAAATTAGGAAGAGGATTAAAAGTATGGCAATTAACAAAATATATGATGATTTACCATTATGGCTATCAACAATTACTACCATTACATTATAATTTTGTTACCGATGCTCACCAATATTCAGAAAACTTATTACAACGTCCCCTTCCTACCTTAATTTTACATGGTAAACATGATGAAGTCATTCCTATCCAAGCTAGTCGCCATTTCGCTATTTCCCGTCCTTGGGTAGAATTAATAGAACTCAATAGTGATCATAGCTTAGGCAATGTCACCCCCGAAATTTGGCAAGCAATTTCCTCATTCTGTCAATTACCTTAA
- a CDS encoding type II toxin-antitoxin system HicB family antitoxin — protein MKIKAIIHTAEEGGYWAEVPIFHGCYTQGETIEEVLENLKEVISLYADDEPLNISPSDRVVELSI, from the coding sequence ATGAAAATAAAAGCAATAATTCATACAGCCGAAGAAGGTGGTTATTGGGCTGAAGTTCCAATTTTTCATGGCTGTTACACTCAAGGAGAAACTATTGAAGAAGTATTGGAGAACCTTAAAGAGGTAATCAGTTTATATGCAGATGATGAACCCCTAAATATTAGCCCCTCTGACAGAGTAGTAGAATTAAGTATATGA
- the dcm gene encoding DNA (cytosine-5-)-methyltransferase, whose product MINNSIKFIDLFSGTGGFRLAIERICHNYKIQAQCVFSSDIDINAQKIYSENFGETPIGDITKIDENDIPDHDILLGGFPCQPFSICGELKGFEDTRGTLFFDIARIIKNKQPSAFILENVKQLKGHQEGKTLKIIINTLKELGYYTEYKILNALNFGLPQKRERILIVGLRNQNHHHNFNWPVIKMPMQPLSEILEKSVSDFYYASEKIRQNRLQKVKPEQKYEEPTIWHENKSGNISVYPYSCALRAGASYNYLLVNGERRLTEREMLRLQGFPESYKIVGSYQTMRKLAGNAIAIPCVATVIDSVINAI is encoded by the coding sequence ATGATAAATAACAGCATAAAATTTATAGACTTATTTAGCGGTACAGGTGGATTTAGATTAGCAATTGAAAGGATTTGTCATAATTATAAAATTCAGGCTCAATGTGTTTTTTCTAGTGATATTGATATAAATGCCCAGAAAATCTATTCAGAAAACTTTGGAGAAACACCCATAGGAGATATTACGAAAATTGATGAAAATGATATTCCTGACCATGATATATTATTAGGTGGTTTTCCTTGTCAACCTTTCAGTATTTGTGGGGAACTTAAAGGTTTTGAAGATACAAGAGGAACATTATTTTTTGATATTGCCAGAATTATTAAAAATAAACAGCCTTCAGCTTTTATATTAGAAAATGTCAAACAATTAAAAGGGCATCAAGAAGGAAAAACGTTAAAAATAATTATTAATACATTAAAAGAATTGGGATATTATACAGAGTATAAAATCCTGAATGCCCTTAATTTTGGTTTACCGCAAAAGCGAGAAAGAATTTTGATAGTTGGCTTAAGAAATCAAAATCATCATCATAATTTTAATTGGCCAGTAATCAAAATGCCCATGCAGCCTTTATCAGAAATATTAGAAAAGTCTGTTTCTGACTTTTATTATGCGTCTGAGAAAATTCGCCAGAATCGGTTACAAAAAGTCAAACCTGAGCAAAAATATGAGGAACCAACAATATGGCATGAAAACAAATCTGGTAATATTAGTGTATATCCTTATTCCTGTGCATTGAGAGCAGGAGCATCTTATAATTATTTATTAGTAAATGGAGAAAGAAGATTAACTGAAAGAGAAATGTTAAGATTGCAAGGTTTCCCTGAATCTTATAAAATAGTGGGAAGTTATCAAACCATGCGGAAATTAGCTGGTAATGCGATCGCTATTCCTTGTGTAGCTACTGTTATTGATTCTGTTATTAATGCAATATAA
- a CDS encoding DUF4935 domain-containing protein, producing the protein MIIIYLETNSIMAIAKGRNKELEDFVYHSSDNLKFIIPSICLMETLVAIEREEKRSQSFSQTIQIEMNEGKRNKELTSSQSFVNYLDRSLVDHQKILRDFRKRFLHIIEYLKNHGQLIESSIEMLETTLNIPLLPGKNQRRDDFILQVILAHAQNNLSLTKAFFSENTKEFCNTNIQQVLASYQITYFSKISNLSGWLNEI; encoded by the coding sequence ATGATTATTATTTACTTAGAAACTAATTCAATTATGGCAATTGCCAAAGGAAGAAACAAAGAATTAGAAGATTTTGTTTATCATTCTTCAGACAATCTGAAATTCATTATTCCTAGTATTTGTTTAATGGAAACCTTAGTAGCAATAGAAAGAGAAGAAAAACGTAGTCAATCTTTTTCTCAAACTATTCAGATAGAAATGAATGAAGGTAAACGCAATAAAGAATTAACTAGCTCTCAATCTTTTGTTAATTATTTAGACCGCTCTTTAGTTGATCATCAAAAAATATTACGAGACTTTAGGAAACGTTTTTTGCATATTATCGAATATTTAAAAAATCATGGACAGTTAATTGAATCAAGCATTGAAATGTTAGAAACTACTTTAAATATTCCTTTACTTCCTGGGAAAAATCAAAGGAGAGATGATTTTATTTTACAGGTTATTCTAGCTCATGCTCAAAATAATTTATCACTTACCAAAGCTTTTTTTAGTGAGAATACCAAGGAATTTTGTAATACTAATATTCAACAGGTATTAGCTAGTTATCAAATTACTTATTTTAGTAAAATTTCTAATTTATCAGGATGGTTAAATGAAATATGA